In Rhodamnia argentea isolate NSW1041297 chromosome 4, ASM2092103v1, whole genome shotgun sequence, the following proteins share a genomic window:
- the LOC115725800 gene encoding 2-alkenal reductase (NADP(+)-dependent)-like: MEVMNKYWTIKTTIEDAPKEADFDLKTSTLALSLDPGSKEMIVKNLYLSIDPYQLNRMKSSSSSQKTGGFATGISPGQEIEAFGVARVVASDNPEYEKGELVAGLVTWAEYSKIGSNGIIRKLDPMGFPLSYHVGILGFSGLTAYAGFLEVCKPKRGEKVFVSAASGSVGNLVGQFAKLHGCYVVGCAGSKPKVQLLKEKLGFDEAFNYREETDLNSTLKRYFPDGIDIYFDNVGAEMQEAAVANMNTFGRVAVCGVISEYTDSGKRAAPDMLDVIYKRIKIQGFLAGDHIGLFQEFISTTCDRLRSGELCPLEDISDGLDSIPFAFAGLFRGDNIGKKMVKIAEE; the protein is encoded by the exons ATGGAGGTGATGAACAAGTATTGGACCATAAAGACCACCATAGAGGATGCACCCAAGGAAGCTGACTTCGATCTCAAGACTTCAACTTTGGCTCTGTCGCTCGACCCTGGCTCGAAGGAGATGATTGTCAAGAATCTGTACTTGTCCATCGACCCGTACCAGTTGAACCGGATGAAGAGTTCCAGCTCGTCGCAGAAGACCGGCGGTTTCGCCACGGGAATCAGTCCTGGCCAG GAAATTGAAGCTTTTGGTGTGGCAAGAGTTGTGGCCTCGGATAATCCTGAGTATGAGAAGGGCGAATTGGTCGCGGGGCTTGTCACTTGGGCAGAGTATAGCAAGATAGGAAGCAATGGAATAATCAGGAAGCTTGATCCAATGGGGTTTCCTCTGTCTTACCATGTTGGGATATTGG GATTCAGTGGGCTCACAGCCTATGCCGGGTTCCTCGAGGTATGCAAGCCGAAGCGAGGCGAGAAGGTGTTTGTATCGGCGGCATCTGGGTCAGTTGGCAACTTGGTCGGACAGTTCGCAAAGTTGCATGGGTGCTACGTCGTCGGTTGTGCCGGAAGCAAACCAAAG GTACAACTGCTCAAGGAAAAACTAGGTTTTGATGAGGCCTTCAACTACAGGGAGGAAACTGATTTGAACTCAACTCTCAAAAG GTATTTTCCTGACGGGATCGACATATACTTCGACAACGTGGGTGCAGAGATGCAAGAAGCCGCAGTCGCTAACATGAATACCTTTGGCAGAGTTGCCGTGTGCGGAGTAATATCCGAGTATACAGATTCGGGGAAAAGAGCAGCGCCTGACATGTTAGATGTTATTTACAAGAGAATAAAGATCCAGGGCTTTTTAGCTGGGGATCACATTGGCCTTTTCCAGGAGTTCATCTCAACCACCTGCGACCGTCTCCGCAGTGGCGAGTTATGCCCACTCGAGGACATCTCGGATGGCCTGGACAGCATTCCCTTTGCTTTCGCGGGGCTGTTTCGCGGCGACAACATCGGGAAGAAAATGGTCAAGATTGCAGAAGAATGA
- the LOC115725802 gene encoding probable polygalacturonase At1g80170 — protein MAPLQLCKVTLALILIFGSIPCGFGIAIGFGDSRFFSVCDYGAVGDGLTEDTGAFLDAWQATCGTQFENPTMIVPNNFTFLVHQLTFSGPCNTKNITFLVLGNNIKAPASPRAWTDLDPSSWITFGGIDQLHATGFGTIDGQGSEWWNQSCRYHSHLVHKNFQVCFSLYSFSGGSDQAMNCNFSGRMHFSGTDTPCTSPNTDGIHIQSSQHVSITNRVIGTGDDCISIGDYISNVYVSSVTCGPGHGVR, from the exons ATGGCTCCTTTGCAGCTTTGCAAGGTTACATTAGCTCTTATTCTCATCTTCGGATCGATTCCTTGTGGCTTCGGCATTGCGATCGGCTTCGGAGACTCAAGGTTCTTCAGTGTCTGCGATTATGGAGCCGTTGGTGATGGCCTCACAGAAGATACAGGA GCATTCCTTGATGCTTGGCAGGCTACGTGTGGCACGCAATTTGAGAATCCGACCATGATCGTCCCCAATAATTTCACATTTCTGGTACATCAGCTTACATTCAGTGGACCATGCAACACCAAAAACATCACATTTCTG GTATTAGGGAATAATATAAAGGCACCTGCCTCGCCTAGAGCATGGACAGATCTCGACCCGAGCTCATGGATCACATTCGGCGGCATAGATCAGCTTCATGCCACTGGTTTTGGTACAATTGATGGACAGGGATCAGAGTGGTGGAATCAATCCTGCAGATACCATTCACATTTggtacataaaaatttccaagtATGTTTTTCATTATACTCGTTTTCTGGTGGCTCGGATCAAGCAATGAACTGCAATTTTTCAGGAAGGATGCACTTCTCTGGCACTGACA CTCCCTGCACGAGCCCCAACACCGATGGCATTCACATTCAATCCTCGCAGCATGTGTCCATCACGAATAGAGTCATTGGAACTG GTGATGATTGTATATCCATAGGAGACTATATTTCGAATGTTTATGTCTCATCTGTCACATGTGGACCTGGCCATGGTGTAAGGTGA